A genome region from Actinomycetota bacterium includes the following:
- a CDS encoding restriction endonuclease subunit S codes for MSEWKEVQLKDFISVKGGLAYKSEYIGQGTALLLGMGCVSNKEKFLMKGARFYAGDYPHSYLVKPGDIVLATRQQSDNLPILGKPALIPNTLIGKQVIVGTNLYKVSKKANIDDIYLFWLLKGQDYQDHIYQCSSGTTVRMITKDSVEFYQFLIPPLPEQKAIALVLSSLDDKIDLLHRQNKTLEAMAETLFRQWFVEEAQEDWEDGKLGDVIELHYGKGLKTEERAGSGYPVVGSSGVVDYHTEFLVRGPGIVIGRKGTLGKVIYLWDNFYPIDTTYYVKSKVESVGLLYDYFLLKTIGFEDMNTDSAVPGLNRDIALSTEIKIPPEDKLHAFNELVADFIGKLKTNRDQIHTLEKLRDTLLPKLMSGEVRVAV; via the coding sequence ATGAGTGAGTGGAAAGAAGTCCAACTTAAAGATTTTATTTCAGTCAAAGGAGGGCTCGCCTATAAAAGCGAATATATTGGACAAGGTACAGCATTACTGCTTGGTATGGGGTGTGTATCAAATAAAGAAAAATTCCTCATGAAGGGGGCACGCTTTTATGCAGGTGACTATCCTCATAGTTACCTTGTTAAGCCTGGTGATATTGTTTTAGCCACAAGACAACAATCTGATAATTTACCTATTCTTGGCAAGCCTGCACTAATCCCAAATACATTAATCGGCAAGCAAGTGATTGTTGGTACGAATCTGTATAAGGTGAGTAAAAAGGCAAATATTGATGATATCTATTTGTTTTGGTTACTCAAAGGACAAGACTATCAAGACCATATCTATCAGTGTTCAAGCGGAACTACTGTGAGAATGATTACCAAGGATTCCGTAGAATTTTATCAATTCCTCATTCCCCCTCTCCCCGAACAAAAAGCCATCGCCTTGGTGCTCTCCAGCCTCGACGACAAAATCGACCTGCTCCACCGTCAAAACAAAACCCTCGAAGCCATGGCCGAAACCCTCTTCCGCCAGTGGTTCGTGGAGGAAGCACAGGAGGATTGGGAGGATGGGAAACTTGGCGATGTTATCGAGCTGCACTATGGAAAAGGATTAAAGACGGAAGAGCGAGCAGGTAGCGGATATCCCGTTGTCGGCTCCAGCGGCGTTGTCGATTACCACACGGAGTTCTTGGTAAGAGGGCCAGGCATTGTCATCGGAAGAAAGGGAACGCTCGGCAAGGTGATCTACCTTTGGGACAATTTTTATCCTATCGATACAACCTATTACGTGAAGTCAAAAGTAGAGTCTGTGGGATTGTTGTATGACTATTTTCTGTTGAAGACGATCGGCTTTGAGGACATGAACACCGATTCCGCAGTACCGGGATTGAACCGCGATATAGCGCTTTCAACAGAGATAAAAATTCCGCCCGAGGACAAATTACATGCCTTTAATGAGCTTGTGGCTGATTTTATCGGCAAGCTCAAAACGAATAGAGATCAGATTCACACACTCGAAAAACTCCGCGACACCCTGCTGCCCAAACTCATGAGTGGCGAAGTGCGGGTGGCGGTATGA